From a single Miscanthus floridulus cultivar M001 chromosome 8, ASM1932011v1, whole genome shotgun sequence genomic region:
- the LOC136475935 gene encoding mediator of RNA polymerase II transcription subunit 11-like — protein MIPQSQNSSLQRLQHVEKRIVRVLELAGAVMEELGNSQGPRTDAVGAHCREFMISMKEIQTTLREEIKSACEYRPFEKCDYSARIANEICCKKLEYVIEKLDTMQQNLEQSTDDV, from the exons atGATTCCCCAGAGCCAGAACAGCTCTCTGCAGCGCCTTCAACACGTCGAGAAG CGGATAGTGCGGGTCCTGGAGCTTGCGGGAGCGGTGATGGAGGAGCTGGGAAACTCTCAGGGCCCTCGCACCGATGCAGTAGGCGCGCACTGCCGCGAGTTCATGATCTCTATGAAG GAAATTCAAACAACATTGCGTGAGGAAATCAAAAGTGCTTGTGAATATCGTCCATTTGAAAAGTGTGATTACAGCGCAAGGATTGCTAATGAGATATGCTGCAAGAAACTGGAGTATGTAATTGAGAAGTTGGATACCATGCAACAGAACCTTGAACAGAGCACTGATGATGTTTAG